From Shewanella psychrophila, a single genomic window includes:
- a CDS encoding type II secretion system F family protein, whose amino-acid sequence MILYFSLFLLGIAALLWGMRSQDIKSQYLVKKIDRADIDEIQSAVKLETLEHRVWLTKIQLLLRPAFSILGEKAWLKLSVFLLLLSGAGIYINSFLQLDNLWLPLIMPALGFLWGWSWLMGKRKQTFEQTFPDALNIMMSAVASGESIMQAICYVGQSLDNQIGHEFRDMGDRLKLGEPPEQVFKRASKRFPYPSFLFFIVTIRANMSRGGQLKPVMARLVRVLMDARTLDKKKAALTSEARLSAKIVGCLPFFFMILLSYLSPQNLDFVLTDPSGRYILYYVVGSEALGMFIIWLLIKGVR is encoded by the coding sequence ATGATCTTGTACTTCTCCTTATTCTTACTCGGTATCGCCGCATTGTTGTGGGGCATGAGAAGCCAAGATATCAAGAGTCAGTATCTGGTAAAAAAGATCGACAGGGCAGACATAGATGAAATCCAGTCGGCGGTTAAGCTTGAAACCTTGGAGCATAGGGTCTGGTTGACTAAAATTCAGCTACTACTTCGCCCAGCATTTAGCATCCTTGGTGAAAAAGCTTGGCTAAAATTATCTGTTTTCCTGCTGCTGCTTAGCGGAGCCGGGATCTATATCAATAGCTTCCTGCAGCTGGATAATCTGTGGTTGCCGCTGATCATGCCTGCTCTAGGTTTTTTATGGGGCTGGAGCTGGTTGATGGGAAAGCGTAAACAGACCTTCGAACAGACCTTCCCCGATGCCCTCAATATTATGATGAGTGCCGTCGCTTCCGGTGAAAGTATTATGCAGGCCATCTGTTATGTCGGCCAGTCACTGGATAATCAAATCGGACACGAATTTAGAGATATGGGGGATCGTCTCAAGTTAGGTGAACCTCCTGAGCAGGTTTTTAAGCGTGCCAGTAAACGCTTCCCCTATCCGAGCTTTCTATTTTTTATCGTCACTATCCGCGCCAACATGTCCCGAGGCGGGCAGCTTAAGCCTGTTATGGCCAGATTGGTTCGCGTCTTGATGGATGCCAGAACCTTAGATAAGAAGAAGGCTGCGCTGACATCGGAAGCACGGCTATCGGCGAAAATAGTGGGTTGCTTGCCCTTCTTCTTCATGATTCTACTTAGCTATCTCAGCCCGCAGAATTTGGATTTTGTGCTGACGGATCCTTCTGGGCGCTACATCTTGTACTACGTGGTCGGAAGTGAGGCTCTGGGAATGTTTATTATCTGGTTACTGATCAAAGGAGTGCGCTAG
- a CDS encoding CpaF family protein, with amino-acid sequence MNNNKEIYLSFRGQIFEALDAQAIAKMPREELYRQIQSAVEVLANNFSQPVSTSVRNMTVKNLVDELIGLGPLQPLLEDDTINDIMVNGCDQIFYERHGKIHSSEVVFVNEAQLLEIAQRIAARVGRRIDESSPMVDARLSDGSRVNIVIKPVAIDGTTISIRKFREQKIGLEELVGFGSLSPDMARVLMIAARCRLNILISGGTGSGKTTLLNALSNYIADDERIITIEDAAELNLQQPHVVRLETRPASTEGTGQVDQRDLIINSLRMRPDRIILGECRGAEAFEMLQAMNTGHDGSMSTLHANTPRDAISRVESMVMMASLNQPLAAIRRTIVGAVQLVVQVNRQRDGSRKITSISEVVGLEGESVVMEELFKFQPAEGQSLDKVMGEYVTLGIMQRSILMQRAAYFGLQEELMLAFRGQQ; translated from the coding sequence ATGAACAATAATAAAGAGATTTACCTTAGTTTTCGGGGGCAAATTTTTGAGGCTTTGGATGCTCAGGCAATAGCCAAAATGCCACGGGAGGAGTTGTACCGCCAGATCCAGAGTGCGGTTGAGGTGCTCGCGAACAATTTCAGTCAGCCTGTTTCTACCTCAGTACGCAATATGACGGTTAAAAACCTGGTTGATGAACTGATTGGTCTGGGTCCACTGCAGCCGCTGCTGGAAGATGACACCATTAATGACATCATGGTCAATGGCTGTGATCAGATTTTCTATGAGCGTCACGGTAAAATTCACAGTTCGGAAGTGGTGTTTGTGAACGAGGCGCAACTGCTGGAGATTGCTCAGCGTATTGCGGCTAGGGTTGGGCGTCGGATCGATGAGTCTTCACCTATGGTGGATGCCCGTCTTAGTGATGGTAGTCGAGTCAATATTGTAATTAAGCCTGTTGCTATCGATGGTACAACCATTTCTATTCGTAAGTTTAGAGAGCAAAAGATTGGTTTAGAGGAGCTGGTAGGTTTCGGCTCTTTATCGCCAGATATGGCGAGAGTCTTGATGATAGCGGCTCGCTGCCGCTTAAACATATTGATCTCAGGAGGCACAGGTTCAGGTAAGACAACCTTACTCAATGCACTTTCGAATTATATTGCAGATGATGAACGCATCATCACCATAGAAGATGCGGCCGAACTAAATCTGCAACAACCCCATGTGGTCAGGTTGGAAACACGTCCCGCCAGTACCGAAGGTACCGGTCAGGTAGATCAGAGGGACTTGATTATCAACTCCCTGCGTATGCGCCCGGATCGAATCATCTTAGGTGAGTGCCGTGGAGCCGAAGCATTCGAGATGCTACAGGCGATGAACACCGGTCATGATGGCTCCATGTCTACCTTGCATGCCAATACTCCCAGAGATGCTATCTCCAGAGTCGAGTCTATGGTGATGATGGCTAGCTTGAATCAACCCTTAGCCGCCATACGTCGCACCATAGTCGGGGCGGTACAATTAGTGGTTCAGGTTAACCGTCAACGTGATGGGTCGCGAAAGATCACCAGTATTTCAGAGGTCGTTGGCCTCGAAGGCGAGAGTGTGGTGATGGAGGAGTTATTCAAGTTCCAACCAGCCGAGGGCCAGAGTTTAGATAAGGTGATGGGTGAATATGTGACTCTTGGGATTATGCAGCGCTCTATCTTGATGCAGCGAGCGGCCTACTTTGGTCTGCAAGAGGAGTTGATGTTGGCTTTTAGGGGCCAGCAATGA